One window of the Actinomyces procaprae genome contains the following:
- a CDS encoding type II toxin-antitoxin system PemK/MazF family toxin has protein sequence MAVVARGEVWWLDFGDPIGSEPGYLRPALIVSSDRFNRSRIATVIVSAITSNLRLAAAPGNVELERGEAGLPKQCVVNVSQTLVVDRSRLNNRIGAVPMHILARVDDGLRLVLDL, from the coding sequence ATGGCCGTGGTAGCTCGGGGTGAGGTCTGGTGGCTCGACTTCGGCGACCCCATCGGCTCGGAACCCGGCTACCTCAGGCCCGCCCTGATCGTCTCCTCGGACCGGTTCAACCGATCCCGTATAGCCACCGTCATCGTGTCAGCCATAACCAGCAACCTGCGCCTGGCAGCGGCGCCGGGCAACGTCGAGCTGGAGCGCGGTGAGGCGGGTCTGCCCAAGCAGTGCGTCGTCAATGTCTCGCAAACTCTTGTCGTTGACCGCTCCAGGTTGAACAACCGCATCGGCGCTGTCCCCATGCACATTCTCGCCCGCGTGGACGATGGACTTCGACTGGTGCTGGACCTTTGA
- the cas6 gene encoding CRISPR system precrRNA processing endoribonuclease RAMP protein Cas6 translates to MTVPATVYIRFDVDARVHATPRRLHAAWGHVLDLPAGISPARARHLPSLAHRTPHDAPGPKPYCLGQMDESPGMIGIELRILNDHLLDTLDAWLAWGGVLPLGDGAEHTVLAAALEAQVLEQSSWEELAATCEHNAWSIQLLSPTVFTTRGRHSPGITPTSLATSLHSRWRRWSPQTAPTLPERAHLERLLAMEDRTHAVAVGLGMPRRDSRGRLADRRIPARAGRLRICGPTGTPATAAFSRLMALARYTNVGSHTSYGMGVIDVIPDPLP, encoded by the coding sequence GTGACCGTGCCCGCTACCGTGTACATCCGCTTCGATGTCGACGCCCGCGTCCACGCCACGCCCCGACGTCTCCACGCGGCCTGGGGCCACGTACTGGATCTGCCCGCAGGCATCTCCCCCGCACGCGCCCGGCACCTGCCCAGCCTGGCCCACCGCACGCCGCACGACGCCCCCGGCCCCAAGCCCTACTGCCTGGGCCAGATGGACGAGTCGCCGGGCATGATCGGAATCGAGCTGCGTATCCTGAACGATCACCTCCTGGACACGCTCGACGCCTGGCTCGCCTGGGGCGGCGTACTGCCGCTCGGCGACGGCGCCGAGCACACGGTCCTCGCCGCCGCCCTGGAAGCGCAGGTGCTTGAGCAGTCCTCCTGGGAGGAACTGGCCGCCACCTGCGAGCACAACGCCTGGAGCATCCAGCTGCTGTCCCCCACCGTGTTCACCACCCGGGGCCGACACTCGCCCGGCATCACCCCAACATCCCTGGCAACCAGCCTCCACAGCCGCTGGCGCCGCTGGTCGCCCCAGACCGCGCCAACGCTGCCGGAACGCGCCCATCTGGAACGGCTCCTGGCCATGGAGGACCGCACTCACGCCGTCGCCGTCGGCCTGGGCATGCCCCGACGCGACTCCCGCGGCCGACTCGCCGACCGACGCATCCCCGCCCGCGCCGGCCGGCTGCGCATCTGCGGCCCCACCGGCACCCCGGCCACGGCCGCCTTCTCGCGGCTAATGGCCCTGGCCCGCTATACCAACGTCGGTTCACATACCTCCTACGGAATGGGCGTGATCGACGTCATCCCCGACCCGCTCCCCTGA
- the hpt gene encoding hypoxanthine phosphoribosyltransferase: MDAADMGQDLQQVLITEEEINQRLDEMAAQIDVDYADRDLLLVGVLKGAVYVMADLSRRLHRSVPMDWMAVSSYGSGTKSSGVVRILKDLDADVTGRHVLVVEDIIDSGLTLSWLLGNLSSRGAASVEIATLLRKPEAAKVEVDVKYVGFDIPTEFVVGYGLDYAEKYRNLPFIGTLRPEVYGG; the protein is encoded by the coding sequence ATGGATGCCGCGGACATGGGACAGGACCTGCAGCAGGTGCTCATCACCGAGGAGGAGATCAACCAGCGCCTTGATGAGATGGCCGCACAGATCGACGTCGACTACGCCGACCGCGACCTGCTGCTGGTGGGCGTGCTCAAGGGGGCCGTCTACGTGATGGCGGACCTGTCGCGCCGACTGCACCGCTCGGTGCCCATGGACTGGATGGCGGTGTCCTCCTACGGGTCGGGCACCAAGTCCAGCGGGGTCGTGCGCATCCTGAAGGATCTGGACGCGGACGTCACCGGCCGGCACGTGCTGGTGGTGGAGGACATCATCGACTCCGGGCTGACCCTGTCCTGGCTGCTGGGGAACCTGTCCAGCCGCGGCGCGGCCAGCGTGGAGATCGCCACCCTGCTGCGCAAGCCGGAGGCTGCCAAGGTGGAGGTGGACGTCAAGTACGTCGGCTTCGACATCCCCACCGAGTTCGTGGTCGGCTACGGGCTGGACTACGCGGAGAAGTACCGCAACCTGCCGTTCATCGGGACCCTGCGCCCGGAGGTCTACGGCGGCTGA
- a CDS encoding zinc-dependent metalloprotease, with translation MSAVPGGPVQDGVGGAAACGAAADGVDWEGALRLARLATPAGPRVPGADRRGIVVLLRRSAEDALPWAAQITGMSRAGRLAAQTMRVLVVDRAGLQRANAAFLRTLMERVPEPAGSRAGVPDGVGRAAVTGAVAGLLGLVSTRVLGQVLPAGAEPGEGGGVDAGAGAGAAHQAAPDPAQGAAAGPGAGAVAGTVRMLLVAPNVLGVQREWDLDRLDLPAWVALHEAAHVLQLTAAPWLADYLAAQVVEVADALVRLPEPGEPRGVSRLVRALRSGTAAGPEALSPLLADRLGAAERERLAAVAATMALLEGHAEAVLDAVEPSRMPSVHRLRAVLRHSRDGAAATVLERLLGAEAKRAQYVDGAEFVRAVVDRVGHAGLNVVWRAPENLPRPEEIARPEAWIERLGL, from the coding sequence GTGAGCGCGGTGCCGGGCGGGCCCGTCCAGGACGGCGTCGGCGGGGCTGCGGCTTGCGGGGCTGCGGCCGACGGCGTCGACTGGGAGGGGGCGTTGCGGCTGGCCCGCCTGGCCACGCCGGCCGGGCCGCGGGTGCCCGGGGCGGACCGCCGCGGCATCGTGGTGCTGCTGCGGCGCAGTGCGGAGGACGCGCTGCCGTGGGCGGCGCAGATCACCGGCATGAGTCGTGCGGGCCGTCTGGCGGCGCAGACGATGCGTGTGCTGGTGGTGGACCGGGCGGGCCTGCAGCGGGCCAATGCCGCGTTCCTGCGCACGCTCATGGAGCGGGTGCCGGAGCCCGCGGGCTCGCGGGCCGGGGTGCCCGACGGCGTCGGACGCGCCGCCGTGACCGGCGCGGTGGCCGGCCTGCTCGGCCTGGTGTCCACGCGTGTGCTCGGCCAGGTGCTGCCGGCGGGGGCGGAGCCCGGAGAGGGCGGCGGCGTGGACGCGGGCGCGGGTGCTGGGGCCGCCCACCAGGCCGCGCCTGACCCCGCGCAGGGGGCCGCCGCGGGGCCGGGTGCTGGCGCCGTCGCGGGCACGGTCCGCATGCTGCTGGTGGCGCCGAATGTGCTCGGTGTGCAGCGGGAGTGGGACCTGGACCGGCTGGACCTGCCCGCCTGGGTGGCGCTGCACGAGGCCGCTCACGTCCTGCAGCTGACGGCCGCGCCCTGGCTGGCCGACTATCTGGCCGCGCAGGTGGTTGAGGTCGCCGACGCGCTGGTGCGCCTGCCGGAACCGGGCGAGCCCCGGGGCGTGTCCCGACTGGTTCGGGCGCTGCGGTCCGGGACGGCGGCGGGGCCGGAGGCGCTCTCGCCGCTGCTGGCCGACCGCCTGGGGGCCGCCGAGCGTGAACGGCTGGCCGCCGTCGCCGCCACCATGGCGCTGCTGGAGGGGCATGCGGAGGCGGTGCTCGACGCCGTCGAGCCCAGCCGGATGCCCTCGGTGCACCGGCTGCGTGCCGTGCTGCGGCACTCTCGCGACGGTGCCGCGGCCACGGTGCTGGAGCGGCTGCTGGGGGCGGAGGCCAAGCGGGCCCAGTACGTTGACGGGGCGGAGTTCGTGCGCGCCGTCGTCGACCGGGTGGGGCATGCGGGACTGAACGTGGTGTGGCGGGCGCCGGAGAACCTGCCGCGGCCCGAGGAGATCGCCCGGCCCGAGGCCTGGATCGAGCGGCTGGGACTGTAG
- the dacB gene encoding D-alanyl-D-alanine carboxypeptidase/D-alanyl-D-alanine-endopeptidase gives MHKAQIAALTAATLVVFGAYYGLADALDLVPGVLTASPADYTVQPFPTASAVAQEPDAASGLAADAPVPDAAELTALANTLAGDERVGKGTTGVSIVDVVSGEELVDVRAGSPLTPASSNKVPVAWAALSLMGAEHTLRTTAVLEGSTLTLVGGGDVLLAEDAGDPDATVGRAGLGDLARSAAAQLEAQGVTSVTVALDDTLFTGPTWNDAWAAGNESWVAPIQPLMVDVTAYPSGGYPADPAMDAAQVFADHLRAAGISVTGQVSRAAAGAEATELAAVESAPLADILSVSLKASDNTMTEVEGRLVALAAGEEASFDGATRAVLARLRDDGFDVSGVTMRDSCGLALGDKVPARLLAQIIARAAGDDAGTTGRSLMTALPVGGLDGTLDDRYVGISGAGTVRAKTGSLDTAASLTGTVVTADGRLLAFSVIVDGFEEGGLYSARMAIDDDLVSPLAACGCGG, from the coding sequence GTGCACAAGGCCCAGATCGCTGCCCTGACGGCAGCCACGCTCGTCGTCTTCGGCGCCTATTACGGGCTGGCCGACGCACTGGATCTGGTACCCGGCGTGCTGACCGCATCGCCCGCCGACTACACGGTCCAGCCCTTCCCCACGGCCTCCGCCGTCGCCCAGGAGCCCGACGCCGCCTCCGGCCTGGCCGCGGACGCACCGGTGCCCGATGCCGCCGAGCTGACCGCCCTGGCGAACACGCTGGCGGGGGATGAGCGGGTAGGCAAGGGCACGACAGGGGTGTCGATCGTGGACGTGGTCAGCGGCGAGGAACTGGTGGATGTTCGCGCCGGCTCGCCCCTGACTCCCGCATCCTCGAACAAGGTGCCGGTGGCCTGGGCGGCGCTGTCACTCATGGGCGCCGAGCACACGCTGCGCACCACCGCCGTCCTGGAGGGGAGCACGCTGACCCTGGTGGGTGGCGGGGACGTCCTGCTCGCTGAGGACGCCGGCGACCCGGACGCGACGGTGGGCCGCGCCGGCCTGGGCGACCTGGCCCGGAGCGCCGCCGCGCAGCTGGAGGCGCAGGGCGTCACCAGCGTCACCGTCGCCCTGGATGACACCCTGTTCACCGGTCCCACCTGGAACGACGCCTGGGCCGCGGGCAACGAGTCCTGGGTGGCGCCGATACAGCCGCTCATGGTTGACGTGACCGCCTACCCCTCCGGCGGCTACCCGGCCGACCCCGCCATGGATGCCGCCCAGGTCTTCGCCGACCACCTGCGCGCCGCCGGCATTTCGGTGACCGGGCAGGTCAGCCGGGCGGCGGCGGGCGCGGAGGCCACCGAGTTGGCGGCCGTCGAGTCCGCGCCGCTGGCCGACATCCTGTCCGTCTCCCTGAAGGCCTCCGACAACACGATGACGGAGGTTGAGGGGCGCCTGGTGGCGCTCGCCGCCGGGGAGGAGGCCAGCTTCGACGGCGCGACTCGGGCGGTGCTCGCCCGGCTGCGGGACGACGGCTTCGACGTCAGCGGCGTCACCATGCGCGACTCCTGCGGCCTGGCCCTGGGGGACAAGGTCCCGGCCCGGCTCCTGGCCCAGATCATCGCCCGGGCGGCGGGCGACGACGCCGGCACCACCGGACGCAGCCTCATGACGGCACTGCCCGTGGGCGGCCTGGACGGGACGCTGGATGACCGCTACGTGGGGATCTCCGGCGCGGGCACGGTGCGCGCCAAGACCGGCTCCCTGGATACGGCGGCATCCTTGACGGGCACGGTGGTCACCGCCGACGGGCGCCTGCTGGCATTCAGTGTGATCGTGGACGGCTTCGAGGAGGGCGGGCTGTACTCCGCCCGGATGGCCATCGACGACGATCTGGTCTCCCCGCTGGCCGCCTGCGGCTGCGGGGGCTGA